The Lynx canadensis isolate LIC74 chromosome D1, mLynCan4.pri.v2, whole genome shotgun sequence genome has a segment encoding these proteins:
- the LOC115526068 gene encoding olfactory receptor 1440-like: MAGGRNSTIVTKFILLGFSEFPKLASVLFSIFLAIYLMTVSWNLGLITLIRVDSHLHTPMYFFLSNLSLLDICYVSTIAPKMLSDFFKKQKYISFVGCTIQYFFFSSLGLTECCLLAAMAYDRYAAICNPLLYTAIMLHTLCVQMVGGSCVIGFCGSFIQLCALLQLHFCGPNVINHFFCDLPQLLILSCSDTFFFQIMTSVLTVIFGLTSVLVIMISYGYIVATILKITSAEGRSKAFNTCASHLTAVALFFGSGIFVYMYPNSGDSLSQNKLASVLYTVLIPMLNPLIYSLRNKEIKDALNRRKKRIFFCCY; this comes from the coding sequence ATGGCTGGGGGAAGGAACAGTACAATAGTTACAAAGTTcattctcttgggattctctgaatTTCCAAAGCTCGCCAGTGTTCTTTTTTCAATATTCCTAGCGATCTACCTCATGACTGTGTCCTGGAACCTAGGCCTCATCACTCTCATCAGGGTGGACTCACATCTGCACACACCTATGTACTTTTTCCTCAGTAACCTGTCCTTGCTGGACATCTGCTATGTTTCCACTATAGCGCCCAAGATGCTCTCAGATTTCTTCAAGAAGCAGAAATACATCTCCTTTGTGGGGTGCACTATACAGTACTTCTTCTTCTCTAGCCTGGGTCTGACTGAGTGCTGTCTCCTGGCTGCCATGGCTTATGACCGATATGCTGCCATTTGTAATCCTCTGCTCTACACCGCCATCATGTTGCACACCCTCTGTGTGCAGATGGTGGGGGGATCTTGTGTAATTGGATTCTGTGGCTCATTTATCCAACTGTGTGCCTTACTTCAGCTTCATTTCTGTGGGCCAAATGTCATCAACCATTTCTTTTGTGATCTTCCCCAGTTGCTGATCCTATCCTGCTCTGAcacctttttctttcaaatcatgacctctgtgctcacagtgatCTTTGGGCTCACATCTGTCTTGGTTATCATGATATCCTACGGTTATATTGTTGCCACCATTCTGAAGATCACCTCAGCTGAAGGCAGGTCCAAGGCCTTCAACACCTGTGCTTCTCACCTGACAGCTGTGGCTCTCTTCTTTGGCTCAGGTATCTTTGTTTATATGTATCCTAACTCTGGTGATTCCCTGAGCCAAAACAAGTTGGCATCAGTTTTATACACTGTTTTAATCCCCATGCTAAATCCACTGATCTATAGCTTGAGGAACAAGGAAATCAAAGATGCCCtaaacagaaggaagaagagaatctTTTTCTGTTGTTACTAA